The DNA segment GAGTGCGGAAACCGCGGGCGGCTCACCGGTCAGTTTCTACATCTACCTTGAAGACGTGGATAAGGCCTTTCAGGTCGCACTGGATGCCGGCTGCGTAATGCGGATGCCTGTGCAGGAGATGTTCTGGGGGGACCGCTTCGGCTCACTGAATGACCCCTTCGGGTACAATTGGAGCCTTGCCACGCATACCAGGGACCTGACAGATCAGGAAATCCAGGAAGGCGCCAAAGCCATGTTCGCGGCAATGGAGAAGAAGTAGAAACTCGGAAGACCGATCAATATTACGGTCGTCATTGACCGCTTTTCATCAGTTATCCAGGTGACCTGAGTGAAGTATATCCTCAACCATCCTATCAGGGGTATATTGTCCGCTGTACAGAGCAGTCAGGGCGCCGGTCATAAAGGCTATCTGCCGGTCAACAGAACCGGTATTCCCCACCCAATCTTCAACTATTTCCCGGGTTATATCCTTGTTGGCTGTCTGGACCTTTCTGGTAAGAGTATTATATAAGCTGTCTAATATGGGCATTTGTTATGCCTCCTTTATCTACACCTTTATTATACCATGCAGAGGCAATGGGGCTTCTGATAAAGGTTTCCGTTGATTATGCCGGGGGATGCTGTAGAATGAAACTAAGACTTATCAAGGAGGATACCATGAGCAAGGAAAAGAACAAACAGAAACCGAATGCAAAGAAAAAAGCGCAGCACAGCCTGAAAGAAAAAAGACTGGCAAAAAAAGAGAAGACTGACGGCAAGCCCGCCCAACTGATGTCCAGGTGAAGATGCAATGGGCAGGGCTGTCCTGATGTCATGACCAGAACTGACCCGAATAATGCAGAATAACGATACGCGATCCGGCAGCGAACTTCACCACGAGATCTTCGGTTCGATCCTTGACCGGACCGAGATGACGCCCTTTCTCCTGCTCCCGGCAACAGGTTATGCGTCAGCACTCACGCAGGCTGCCAGGATCATGGCCAACCGCGGCTTCGACATCATCAACAACACCGAACTTCAGGAGAGTGAGAAGGAACGGGCAGACGGGTACATCGAACGTGTGTACCGGTATTTCCTCTACTGGCTCTTCCCCTTTGTGAGAAGTCAGATGGAAGGACTCGCTCGACTGCAGTCCCCTAACGCCGCTCTCTACAGTCAATGCCAGAATGCCCTGGCAGAGATCGAGGCGGTCCTGTTGGACACGGAATTCAGGCGGATCGTGGGCCAGGACCCGCGGCATCTTTTCCTCCTCGCCTCGTCGCGCAGATATCCGCATGTTTTTTACGGTCATGCGAACAGGGACCGCGACGTTCCAGAGGCATGGCAGCAAATGGCCTGTTCAATGCTCAAGATGGCACATCTTATCAAGTCAGTGGAAGAAGACAGCCAGGATATCAATGACTATGCCCGGCTCGGCTTCTTTCTGGAGGCCCAGGGCCAGAGCCTTGACGACCTGTACCACTATGACTGGGACAATCCGAAGCATATCCCTGACAATGAGCCTGCGCAGAGGGCATTTGTGAAGGTCTCGACCTTCTTCCACAAATTGAAGGAATCGCTTGCGTTCGATGCGAACGAGGGCTGTCTTGTCTTTAACAGCGGAGATGGTGTATCCGTCCCTATCGTTGAGATCAAGGCAAGGCTCAAGAGCCCTGAGAGCATGTTCACCAAGCTTGGCAAGGACCTGGAGGCTGAGGCGTATGATATCCTGGACATCCTGGCAATAACCTTTATCCTCAGGAGCATGGACGACACGTTAAAGCTCTTCCATTCCCTGCAGAAGAGGGGAGTCATCCTGCAGGAAAATACGGTCTCTCAGTCGATCACCCAGACCCTTTTTGATAGTCCTGAGAGCATGCGGGAAGCGGTGAGGCGGCTGATGGTCAGTCTTGCGCAGAGCGGCGGGAGCTATGAACTGCCGTCCGAGGGCGATCTGCTTGCCAATGCCAGGACGTTCTACGAGGCCTTGAGCGTGAACGCTGCAAAGAACCTGCACTCATCGGTCGGGCATAGGAAGTTCCAGTGTAAGCTCGCATTCTCCGTGCCGATCCACCATACTGCCGAAACGAACGAGATCATGATACCCGGCACTCCTGCCTATGCCTTTCGCGGCCAGGTCAGCAAGAAGACCCAGCAGCATACGCTGGGGGTGGAGCTGCGCATATCAGACGAACAGAGCTGGCGCGCTTCCGAGCTGAAGGGAGACTCTCATCATGATGCGTATAAGTTCCGGCAGCTTGTTGCAGTGATGAACAAGATCTTTCATGGCAGGTTCCCGATAGTGAAAGAAAGCCTTGCGCAGCTCAGAAGAGACCAAAGAGCTCTTTTCCCATGAACGAGAGCCAAAACTCTGCAAGTGGTATTACTGATTGGCAGGTTGCGTATTGACATCACAAGAGAACAGGGCAAGGAGACCATATGGGAGGGAGGGGTATTGATAATATTATTAAAACCTCCCCATACCCCTCCTTGGTAAGGAGGGGATTATTATCCAACAAGCCTGTAACTGAAGGGCTACTCTCATTAGCAAGGAATCTATTGGCAGGCCAGCAGGAATGATAATACAATTATGAATAAAGCGTTAACAGATCACCTGTCCCATTGTAAATGTTGCCCGCGCAGATGCGGGGTGGACCGGCTTAACGGGAAGACCGGTTTTTGCGGGGTGAGTTCAGACATTTTAATTTCCCATGCAGGTCTGCATTTTGGGGAAGAACCGCCCATCTCCGGAACAGGAGGTTCAGGCACCATTTTTTTCAGCGGCTGCAATCTTCGCTGCGTGTTCTGCCAGAATTTTCAGATAAGCCAGGAATTTAAGAAGGGATATACCCGGATTCTCTCAGAAGATGATCTGGTATCTGAAATGCTGCGGCTTCAGGATGCCGGTGCACATAATATCAACTTTGTCTCGCCGTCTCATATGATCTTTCAGATGGCTGATGCGATCAGGAGTGCCAGGCAAAAGGGACTGGTTATTCCTGTTGTGTACAATTCGAACGGTTATGATTCCGTGGAAGCACTCCGGCAGATTCGGGGTCTTGTTGATATTTATCTTCCGGATATCAAATATCTGGACAACAGGCCCGGAAAAAAGTTTTCTTTGGTAGACGACTATGCAGATATTGTTCCCGATGCTCTCAGGGAAATGCTGGATCAGACAGGCAGCCTGAAAATGGATAACGCAGGCATAGCCATGCGCGGGTTGCAGGTCCGGCATCTGGTATTGCCCGGGCAATTGGACAACAGCCGGAACTGCCTCCGTTTCCTGGCAGACTTGTCGCCGGATATTCATGTCAGCATCATGTCGCAGTATTCTCCACAATATAAGGCAGGCGCTTATCCCCGGATCAACCGGTCACTGACAGAAGATGAATATGACGAGATTACGGACTATGCACTTGGGCTGGGCCTTAGGAATGCCTTTGTACAGGAACTCAATAGCCGTGACCATTATCTGCCTGATTTTGATCAGGAAAGTCCTTTCAACCCGAACAGCTAAAGAACTTTACAAGAGAGCAGTGCTACTTTGCAGGCTTGCCAAGGAGCAGGCCGATGTATTTATTGATCGGATTACTCCTCTTCAGAAATGGTACAGGCGGTTTTTTTCGTGAGCCGAGCTTTCTCATCTCCCACTGAATGTCGCTGTTTTCAGGGTCGTTCTTCAGACCCTGCTGCAGTGTCTTGATCGCTTCAGCCTTGCGGCCTGCCTTCAGATACGCCCTTCCGAGGTTCAGATAAAAAACAGGATAAAAGAATTCACTGCCAAAGGGCATAGAGATATCCAGTGCTTTAATGGCGTTTTCGCAGATGGCAATGCCATCCTTGGTGTTATTCTCGACGAGGGCGATGAGACAGCCGTAGTATGAGAGAAGAAAGGCATCTGTGGGATAGTTCTCAAGTCCCTCCCGAAGCGTATCGAGGGCCTGCCTGCCCTTGCCACGTCTTAACAGCTGCTGCACTTCCGAGAAGTATTCCGCCTTGAGTTTCTGTTTCTTTGATTGATCCGCGATAAAACTGGCGATAACGTTCTTGTGATGCTTCTCCATAAGGTCAGCTATCCGCGCATCAAGATCTTTTATTTTGAGCAGATGGGCATAATCAGATTTCTTTGAGGCAATAATCTCCCCCTTCAGAAAGACATTCGTAATAATCTTGCAGGATTTTCTGCCCATGTCCTCGGTCTGGACATGATAGGTCACATTGTCCACTGATATGTTGCTGCTGAACTCGTGAGAGGTCTTTGAGGTGATTTTGATTTTCGTCTTGTCTGTCATGTCTTCATTGTATCAAAAAATTAGAATAAGATAGCCATATGGTTATCATTGCTTATGAACGTAACCTTCGATAACAATATCATCTCCGAGGCGACGGACTGATGTTCTTGTCAGCACATGAGCGTCCTGAAGGCGTCTGAAGGCCTTTCCCCCGACTGCCGGAAATGATCTTTCTCCCCCGATGATCTTCGGCGCAATATAGAAAATGACCTTATCAACGATCCCTGCCTCAAGACAGGAGGATGCGAGGGATGAGCCCCCTTCGACGAGCACTGAAACGATCCCCTCAGTTCCAAGCTGTTTCATGAGCCATTGCAGGTCAACTCTGCTGCCAACATGTTCCATAATCGAAATGCCTCTTGTCTGCAGCATCTTCAGCTTTTTCTTTGATGATCCATCACTCGCAACGATGATTGTCCCGGGCGGACAGTTCAGCACGTTTGCATCGGATTTGATCTCCAGATGCGGGTCAAGGATAATCCGTATCGGGCTCTTCATCCTGCCGGTTCTGCAGGTGAGCAGGGGGTCATCAGCCTTTATGGTGCCAATGGCTGTCAGAAGAGCATCGACCTTTCCCCTCAGCATGTGTACTTCTTTTCGGGCTTTATCGCCGGTGATCCATTTTGATTCTCCCTCCGGGGTCGCGATCTTCCCGTCAAGGGTCATGGCGACCTTGAGGATTACGAAAGGGCGATGCGTCGTAATATGGCTGATATAGAATTCATTAAGTTGTCGGGCCTTTTCTTCGAGAATGCCTGAAATGACCTCGATACCGGCTCTTCTGAGTTCATCGATACCCTTGCCCGCCACCTTGGGATTTGGATCTTTCATTGCCACAACGACTTTTTTTATGCCTGCTGTCCTGATCTTCTCGGTGCAGGGAGGTGTTCGCTTGTCCTTATGGCAGCACGGTTCAAGGCTGACATAGAGCGTTGAATCCGATGCATCCAGACCGGCCTTTTCGATCGCAATCACCTCGGCATGCGCTGTGCCTGCCTTTTTGTGATAGCCCTCGGCGATGATCCTGCCGCGCCTGACCAGCAGCGCGCCGACCATCGGATTAGGGCTTGTCATGCCTTCTGCTCGTCGGGCAAGCACGAGTGTCCGCCTGATATACGCTTCATCTGTCATATTTTTTAGCTTAGCATAAATTTCTTTTTAGATAACAGGTTGGGACGGATTGAGGGGCGCAGAAAAGAACTGAAGAAATGTCCCGTAATTATGATATAATTTTACCGGAGGACCAATGAATACGATTATTTTAACTGTCTTAACCGGTGTTGTGACCATTCTCGCTGCGGTAATGATCCCTCTGCTCCTTGAAATCAGACGCACCGTAGCTGCGTTGCGCCAGACAACCGAGCAGAACCTGAACCCTGCGCTTCAGGAACTCCAGGAGACGCTGAAGAGCGTGCGGCAGATAACGGATAATGTGAATGTTATAACCTATGACGTTAAGCAGTTCTCCGGCGCCATCCAGCAGATCGGCAGCAAGATCAACGCGGCAAATGCAATCGTGGACAGCATCACCTCATCAATGACCATACGGACTCTAAGCCTGAACGCAGGCGTCAGGGCAGCTGTATCATTTTTTATTGCCAATTTACGCAGAAAAGGAGAGAGATCATGAAAGACGAAGGTTTTGGATCAGGATCACTATTATTATCATTTCTTCTGGGAGGCGTTGTAGGTGCCGGCCTGGCATTGCTCGTTGCACCCCAGTCCGGAGAAGCGACCCGCAGGAAGATAAAGGAACTGGCCGATGATATCAAGGACAGGACGAATGACTATATCAATGAGGCCAGGGAAAAAGTCGGTTCTGTCACTGATGAAGGCAAAGGATTCTATGACGAGAAGAAGTCCCTGATCAAGGCTGCCATCGATGCAGGCAAAGAGGCTTACGAAAAGGAAAAAGAGAAGTTCGCAAAGGGTTAAGATGCATGAGCTTTCGATCGCTCAGAACGTGCTCGAGATCGTTTCTGAACAATGCACCAGGAGCGGGCACACAAAAATAGATTCGGTTAATCTCCGGATAGGCAGGGCGTCAGGGATCATGCCTGACGCCCTCATTTTTGCTTTTGACGCGATCAAGTCAGACTCGATCGCCCGGGATGCTGTGCTGAATATTGAAGAAATCCCGGTGACAGGCCTTTGCAATGATTGCTCTCACAGCTTTATCGTTCAGGAGGAATACATTTTGAACTGCCCGGCCTGCAAAGGCAGCTCCTTTCAGATCAGATCAGGCAGGGAGCTGGATATTATAGATATGGAGGTCTCGTAAACGTGAAGGTCAAGGTCGTAACCAAAATACTTGAAGCAAATGAACGTATAGCACGCGAAAACCGCAGGCTTTTTGATAATGCCGCCCTGTTTGTGATCAACCTCATGAGTGGCCCGGGGGCAGGCAAGACTTCCATCCTTGAAAAGACCCTGACCCTAAAGACCGGACTGAGGATCGGCGTTATTGAGGGCGACATTGCAGGCAGCGACGATGCAGAGCGCATTGAAAAGCACGGGGCTCCGGTTGTCCAGATCAATACCGGAGGCGCCTGCCATCTCGACGCCAACATGATCCATGAGGTGCTTCAGGACCTCCCGCTCCAGGATCTTGACCTGCTCTTCATAGAGAATGTCGGGAACCTTGTCTGCCCTGCTGAATTCAAGGTCGGCGAGGATATCAAGGTCATGGTCTTAAGCATTGCAGAGGGCCACGACAAGCCGCTCAAGTATCCTCTGATGTTCCAGGAATCATCTGCCCTGCTTCTGAACAAGATCGACCTTGCTCCTTATCTTGATGTTGATATCAACAAGATCAAAAAAGACGCATTGTCCCTTAATCCGGGCCTGAAAATTTTCGAGATCTCCTGCAAGACCGGTGAGGGCCTTTCTGCATGGACCGACTGGCTTAAGGAGAAGGCGCTGAGAAGCTGATCAGCAGGCCGTCTATGCCTGACCGGAAAGATTGCATTACCATAGCCATTCAGGGGATCGTTCAGGGCGTCGGCTTCAGACCCTTTGTGTATAAGCTTGCCACTGAATTAAGGATCAACGGTTTTGTCTCGAATACCTCAGAAGGTGTTGTTATCACGGCAGAGGGTGAGGATCTCACCCTCTTTATCGAGAGAATAAGGCAGGAGGCGCCTCCTCTTGCACGGATCATGAAGATGGACATTATCCCTGCAGAAGCGGGCGGCTTTACCGAATTCCTGATCACGGGCAGTTCTGAGGCAGGCAGTTTTACGCTCATATCCCCGGACATCGCTGTCTGCGATGCCTGCTTCAGAGAGCTGTTTGACCGCAACGACAGAAGATATCTTTATCCGTTCATCAACTGCACGAACTGCGGACCCCGGTATTCGATCACAAAGTCTGTTCCCTATGACCGGAAGAATACGACCATGCAGGAATTCATACTTTGCGAACAGTGCTCTTCTGAATACCACGACCCGCGTGACAGAAGGTTCCATGCCCAGCCGAATGCCTGCGCTGCATGCGGGCCTGAGGTGTCACTTCTCGACAGCACCGGAAAAGAGATGGCAGCTGCGGATCCGATCAGGAAGGCCATTGGTCTGCTGAAGCAGGGAAAGATCATTGCGGTGAAGGGCCTCGGAGGATTTCATATTGTCTGCGATGCTCTGAATGCCGAAGCTGTAGAACGCCTGCGGACAGAGAAGAGAAAGAATAATAAGCCCTTTGCGCTTATGGCTCCTGATAGGGAATCGATCAGGATGCAGTGTGTTGCATCGGCAGCCGAAGAAGAGCTCCTCACTGGATTTCAACGGCCGGTTGTGCTTCTGAGGAAGAAGGAAGGGACTGCTCTGCCGTCTGCTGTTTCACCCGGGAACGCCCGTCTGGGGTTCATGCTGCCCTATACGCCTCTGCACTATCTGCTGTTCTATTATCCTCTGGAGGGACAGGAGCTTCCCGCTTATCCGCACTTCAGAGCGCTTGTCATGACAAGCGGCAATATCAGCGAGGAGCCGATCATCATATCCAATAACGAGGCAGTCGAAAGGCTCTCAGTCATTGCCGATGCCTTCCTTGTGCATAACAGGGATATTTTTATGCGCGTTGATGATTCTGTGATGAGAGTAGGGAATGAGACAGCGGAGGCCGGTCGTTTACCGGGGAACGGTAATGTCGAAGATGCTCACCCGCTATCCTTCAGCCCTGATCTGTTGCCATGCTTTCTTCGTCGTGCGCGCGGTTATGCCCCTGAGCCAATACCTCTTATGACTGACGGCCCTGATCTGTTGGGATGCGGTGCTGATATGAAAAACACCTTTACGCTCCTCAGGGGTAAGTATGCGATTGTAAGTCAGCATATGGGTGACATGGAGAATTATGAAACGGTCCGGTTCTTTGAAGAGACCCTCGAAAACCTGAAAACCGTTTACCGGGCAGAGCCGACTGCAATTGTTCATGATCTCCATCCCGGTTATTTTTCTGCGAACTGGGCCCTTTCTTATGGGAAAAAGCAGAATCTGAGAACGATCGCGATCCAGCATCACTATGCCCATATCGGCTCTGTCATGGCAGAGCACGGTCTCAGCAGAAAGATCATCGGTGTTGCCTTTGACGGCAGCGGGTATGGGGCGGACGGCACGCTTTGGGGCGGCGAGTTCCTTGTTGCTGACACCAGGGGTTTCAGGCGCGCCGGTCACCTGAAGCAGGTTGCGCTTCCCGGGGGTGAGCAGGCAGTCAGGGAACCCTGGCGCGTTGCAGTGAGCTATCTGAAGGACGCCTTTGGCAGCGATCTTATGCCATTCCTCGGGCCGACCGGATTTATCGAAAAGTACGGCAGGAAAAAGATATCGGACATTCTTCAGATCGCCGACAAAAGGAATTTCTCGCCGCTTTCGTCAGGAGCCGGAAGGCTTTTTGATGCCGTATCAGCGCTGATCGGAATTTGTGATCTGAACACCTTTGAGGGAGAAGCTTCCATGGCGCTCGAATCCCTTGCTGTGAACGGCGTTGACGAGGACTACCCTGTGGACATTCACCTTGATGACCTCATAGAGGTCGATTTTGGGTACACCATTATCGCCATTGTCGATGACCTGGGTAAAAAAGTCGACAGAGGGATCATCGCGGCGAAATTTCATAATACGGTAGCCATGGCGATCATCAGGGTTGTCTTAAAGCTTTCTTTGATGAATAATATAAAGACCGTAGCCCTGAGCGGCGGCGTTTTTCAGAATCGGTATCTGCTTGAGAAGGTCAGAGACAGTCTGCGCACAGAAGCGCTGATGTTATACGTAAATGAGAAAGTTCCCTGCAATGATGCAGGGATCTCACTGGGCCAGGTATTTCTGGCAAGAGAAATGATGAAAGCAGAAGGAAGCTCATGAATAGGACCATACAGGCGATAAAGGAACTTATGATTTCTATCGGCAGGCCGGTAAAGCTGATGGAAGTCTGCGGTACACACACGGTCGCCATATTCAGGCATGGGATTCGGGATCTGCTGCCGAAGGAGATCAGGCTTCTGAGCGGGCCGGGATGCCCTGTCTGCGTTACTTCGATCAGGGATGTTGATACGGCAATAGAGATCGCCAAACAGTATGATGTGATCGTTACCACCTTCGGCGATATGATGCGTGTACCCGGGGACCGGCAGACCCTTTCCCAGGCAAAGGCGGAGGGGGGGGATATCAGGATCGTATATTCGCCTCTCGATGCACTGAAGCTTGCCGAAAAGAATCCGTCCAGGACGGTTGTATTTTTTGCAACAGGATTTGAGACGACATCGCCCCTCGTAGCCGGGACTCTTGCCGAGGCCGAGGCAAGAGGGATCCTGAATTTTTTTATCTACTCTGTGCATAAGACCGTTCCGCCCGCCCTGAATGCGCTGCTTAACGCGCCTGATGTGCAGATCGACGGTTTTATCCTTCCGGGTCATGTCAGCACGATCATCGGACTGAAACCGTATGCATTTCTTGCTGCTGATTATCACAAACCGTCGGTTGTGACCGGGTTCGACGCTGCAGATATCCTGAACGGCGTTCTGATGCTGCTTCAGCAGATAGCCGGAAACAGGGCAGCTGTTGAGAATGAATATGCCAAGGTCGTAAAAGAGGAGGGAAATCCCCGGGCTGTTTCTCTGCTGCATGAGTTCTTTGAGCCTGAAGACGCATATTGGAGAGGTATCGGCGTGCTGCCCGGCAGCGGTCTCAGACTGAAGGAGAGATACCGTCATCGCGACGTCATGAAAAAGTATACGATCATTGTCCCTGAAGGACAGGAACCAAAGGCCTGTTCGTGCGGCGATGTGCTGAAGGGCATAAAGATCCCGACTGACTGCGCTCTTTTCGGAAAGGCCTGCACGCCTGACAAGCCGGTTGGGGCATGCATGGTCAGCACCGAGGGAAGCTGCGCAGCATACTATAAATATATTGGCACGGCGCTTCAGCCGGCTGCAGATCTGAAAAAGGGAGATTAGGGTGGAAAGGATCCAGTTGAGCCATGGAGGGGGAGGACGGCTGATGCATCAGCTGGTGAGAGATTACTTTGTCCCCTCTTTTCATCTTCAGACACTGAACGATTCAGCTGTTGTTGAGGGAATGCCTGCCGGGAAAATAGCCCTTACAACGGACTCTTATGTCATATCTCCGTATTTCTTCCCCGGCGGCGACATTGGCCTGCTGTCTGTCTGCGGAACGGTAAATGACCTTTCAATGGCAGGGGCGCGGCCTCTCTATCTCACGACCGGATTCATTCTTGAAGAGGGCATGCCCATAGAAGATTTGAAGAAGATCCTCGCATCCATGAAGACTGTTGCGGACGAGGTCGGCGTAAAGATCGTGGCAGGAGACACCAAGGTTGTTGAGAAGGGCAAGGGAGACGGCATCTATATCAACACTGCAGGCGTCGGTATTGTCGATGAAGGCATAGACCTTTCCCCTCATAGGATCAGAGCCGGAGATAAGATCATTCTGAGCGGCTCGATCGGCAACCACGGCATGGCAGTCATGGCAGAGAGGAACGGCATCAGTTTTGAACCCCCTATCCTGAGCGATGTCCGTGCTCTCAGTTCCCTGGTCCGGTCCATGCTCGCAACGACCGGAGAAATTCGCGTACTGCGGGATCCGACCCGAGGGGGTATTGCCACAACGCTCAAGGAGTTTGCGACTGATTCGTCAAAGTGTATGATAATAGATGAAGAGGCGTTACAGGTTCGGCCGGGCGTGCAGGGTGCCTGCGACCTGCTCGGCCTTGATCCGCTGTACGTGGCCAATGAGGGGATTCTTATCGCTGTTGTTGCTCCACAGGCGGCTGATGAGCTTGTCAGTGTGATGAAAAGGACAAGGGAAGGCTCAGAAACAGCGGTGATCGGTGAGGTGGCTGAGCAGCCGAAGCTGATGGTTCTTCTCAGGACAAAGATAGGCGGTACCAGAATTATTGATATGATTACCGGCGAACAATTGCCGAGGATATGTTAAAGGAGGATGTATGGTTATTCGTTTTGGTCTTATGGTTGCAATAGTATCTGCGGCACTGGTTATGGGGGGATGCGCCAGACCGGCCGCTACTGTTGACGGCAAAGGTATCAGCAGGGAAAAGATTGACCTTCATATGAAGGACCGGCTGAAGGAGCATAAACTTCAGAATGCGGCAGTTGACGAAAAAAAGATGAGGGCCGCCATTCTGCAGGAACTGATCGGCGAACAGCTTGTGCTGAATGAAGCTGCCGTGAAAGGCATTATCATTGCCGATGCTGAGATTGATAAAGAACTCGAACAGCTCCGCAAAAATAT comes from the Nitrospirota bacterium genome and includes:
- the hypE gene encoding hydrogenase expression/formation protein HypE, producing the protein MRVERIQLSHGGGGRLMHQLVRDYFVPSFHLQTLNDSAVVEGMPAGKIALTTDSYVISPYFFPGGDIGLLSVCGTVNDLSMAGARPLYLTTGFILEEGMPIEDLKKILASMKTVADEVGVKIVAGDTKVVEKGKGDGIYINTAGVGIVDEGIDLSPHRIRAGDKIILSGSIGNHGMAVMAERNGISFEPPILSDVRALSSLVRSMLATTGEIRVLRDPTRGGIATTLKEFATDSSKCMIIDEEALQVRPGVQGACDLLGLDPLYVANEGILIAVVAPQAADELVSVMKRTREGSETAVIGEVAEQPKLMVLLRTKIGGTRIIDMITGEQLPRIC
- the hypB gene encoding hydrogenase nickel incorporation protein HypB, which translates into the protein MKVKVVTKILEANERIARENRRLFDNAALFVINLMSGPGAGKTSILEKTLTLKTGLRIGVIEGDIAGSDDAERIEKHGAPVVQINTGGACHLDANMIHEVLQDLPLQDLDLLFIENVGNLVCPAEFKVGEDIKVMVLSIAEGHDKPLKYPLMFQESSALLLNKIDLAPYLDVDINKIKKDALSLNPGLKIFEISCKTGEGLSAWTDWLKEKALRS
- the hypA gene encoding hydrogenase maturation nickel metallochaperone HypA is translated as MHELSIAQNVLEIVSEQCTRSGHTKIDSVNLRIGRASGIMPDALIFAFDAIKSDSIARDAVLNIEEIPVTGLCNDCSHSFIVQEEYILNCPACKGSSFQIRSGRELDIIDMEVS
- the hypD gene encoding hydrogenase formation protein HypD encodes the protein MNRTIQAIKELMISIGRPVKLMEVCGTHTVAIFRHGIRDLLPKEIRLLSGPGCPVCVTSIRDVDTAIEIAKQYDVIVTTFGDMMRVPGDRQTLSQAKAEGGDIRIVYSPLDALKLAEKNPSRTVVFFATGFETTSPLVAGTLAEAEARGILNFFIYSVHKTVPPALNALLNAPDVQIDGFILPGHVSTIIGLKPYAFLAADYHKPSVVTGFDAADILNGVLMLLQQIAGNRAAVENEYAKVVKEEGNPRAVSLLHEFFEPEDAYWRGIGVLPGSGLRLKERYRHRDVMKKYTIIVPEGQEPKACSCGDVLKGIKIPTDCALFGKACTPDKPVGACMVSTEGSCAAYYKYIGTALQPAADLKKGD
- a CDS encoding carbamoyltransferase HypF; the protein is MPDRKDCITIAIQGIVQGVGFRPFVYKLATELRINGFVSNTSEGVVITAEGEDLTLFIERIRQEAPPLARIMKMDIIPAEAGGFTEFLITGSSEAGSFTLISPDIAVCDACFRELFDRNDRRYLYPFINCTNCGPRYSITKSVPYDRKNTTMQEFILCEQCSSEYHDPRDRRFHAQPNACAACGPEVSLLDSTGKEMAAADPIRKAIGLLKQGKIIAVKGLGGFHIVCDALNAEAVERLRTEKRKNNKPFALMAPDRESIRMQCVASAAEEELLTGFQRPVVLLRKKEGTALPSAVSPGNARLGFMLPYTPLHYLLFYYPLEGQELPAYPHFRALVMTSGNISEEPIIISNNEAVERLSVIADAFLVHNRDIFMRVDDSVMRVGNETAEAGRLPGNGNVEDAHPLSFSPDLLPCFLRRARGYAPEPIPLMTDGPDLLGCGADMKNTFTLLRGKYAIVSQHMGDMENYETVRFFEETLENLKTVYRAEPTAIVHDLHPGYFSANWALSYGKKQNLRTIAIQHHYAHIGSVMAEHGLSRKIIGVAFDGSGYGADGTLWGGEFLVADTRGFRRAGHLKQVALPGGEQAVREPWRVAVSYLKDAFGSDLMPFLGPTGFIEKYGRKKISDILQIADKRNFSPLSSGAGRLFDAVSALIGICDLNTFEGEASMALESLAVNGVDEDYPVDIHLDDLIEVDFGYTIIAIVDDLGKKVDRGIIAAKFHNTVAMAIIRVVLKLSLMNNIKTVALSGGVFQNRYLLEKVRDSLRTEALMLYVNEKVPCNDAGISLGQVFLAREMMKAEGSS
- a CDS encoding radical SAM protein; the protein is MNKALTDHLSHCKCCPRRCGVDRLNGKTGFCGVSSDILISHAGLHFGEEPPISGTGGSGTIFFSGCNLRCVFCQNFQISQEFKKGYTRILSEDDLVSEMLRLQDAGAHNINFVSPSHMIFQMADAIRSARQKGLVIPVVYNSNGYDSVEALRQIRGLVDIYLPDIKYLDNRPGKKFSLVDDYADIVPDALREMLDQTGSLKMDNAGIAMRGLQVRHLVLPGQLDNSRNCLRFLADLSPDIHVSIMSQYSPQYKAGAYPRINRSLTEDEYDEITDYALGLGLRNAFVQELNSRDHYLPDFDQESPFNPNS
- a CDS encoding tetratricopeptide repeat protein, giving the protein MTDKTKIKITSKTSHEFSSNISVDNVTYHVQTEDMGRKSCKIITNVFLKGEIIASKKSDYAHLLKIKDLDARIADLMEKHHKNVIASFIADQSKKQKLKAEYFSEVQQLLRRGKGRQALDTLREGLENYPTDAFLLSYYGCLIALVENNTKDGIAICENAIKALDISMPFGSEFFYPVFYLNLGRAYLKAGRKAEAIKTLQQGLKNDPENSDIQWEMRKLGSRKKPPVPFLKRSNPINKYIGLLLGKPAK
- a CDS encoding YtxH domain-containing protein, with amino-acid sequence MKDEGFGSGSLLLSFLLGGVVGAGLALLVAPQSGEATRRKIKELADDIKDRTNDYINEAREKVGSVTDEGKGFYDEKKSLIKAAIDAGKEAYEKEKEKFAKG
- a CDS encoding DUF948 domain-containing protein — protein: MNTIILTVLTGVVTILAAVMIPLLLEIRRTVAALRQTTEQNLNPALQELQETLKSVRQITDNVNVITYDVKQFSGAIQQIGSKINAANAIVDSITSSMTIRTLSLNAGVRAAVSFFIANLRRKGERS
- the ribD gene encoding bifunctional diaminohydroxyphosphoribosylaminopyrimidine deaminase/5-amino-6-(5-phosphoribosylamino)uracil reductase RibD; amino-acid sequence: MTDEAYIRRTLVLARRAEGMTSPNPMVGALLVRRGRIIAEGYHKKAGTAHAEVIAIEKAGLDASDSTLYVSLEPCCHKDKRTPPCTEKIRTAGIKKVVVAMKDPNPKVAGKGIDELRRAGIEVISGILEEKARQLNEFYISHITTHRPFVILKVAMTLDGKIATPEGESKWITGDKARKEVHMLRGKVDALLTAIGTIKADDPLLTCRTGRMKSPIRIILDPHLEIKSDANVLNCPPGTIIVASDGSSKKKLKMLQTRGISIMEHVGSRVDLQWLMKQLGTEGIVSVLVEGGSSLASSCLEAGIVDKVIFYIAPKIIGGERSFPAVGGKAFRRLQDAHVLTRTSVRRLGDDIVIEGYVHKQ
- a CDS encoding VOC family protein; the encoded protein is MTKARPEGYQSVTPMLVLKDVRKAIEFYKKAFGAVERYVMPGPDNKGVMHAEILIGDSILMMGEESPNEPCKSAETAGGSPVSFYIYLEDVDKAFQVALDAGCVMRMPVQEMFWGDRFGSLNDPFGYNWSLATHTRDLTDQEIQEGAKAMFAAMEKK